One Candidatus Ancaeobacter aquaticus DNA segment encodes these proteins:
- a CDS encoding DUF6515 family protein: MNGRTKCISKCFTVALLSTTFLVGANTVFAAGWSQSKKSSQHSHHQPQKHQKHHKSHHRNPHHKRHYRSVRNIPQNYVNISIGGLGFYYGEGCYYRRGVGGYVMVNPPRGAVIRTLPAGYRTFSVNNNRYYYSSGAYYRSNPSGYMVVSPPVVAAPETVVVEPTATADSQQTVVVNVPSADGTYTPIVLQKTENGYIGPQGEFYEKNPTMQQLKVLYGK, encoded by the coding sequence ATGAACGGCAGGACAAAGTGTATAAGCAAGTGTTTTACGGTTGCACTATTAAGTACAACGTTTCTTGTAGGTGCAAACACAGTATTCGCGGCAGGGTGGTCGCAGTCTAAAAAAAGCTCACAGCATTCGCACCATCAACCTCAAAAACACCAGAAACATCATAAAAGTCATCACCGTAATCCACACCACAAACGTCATTATAGAAGCGTCAGAAACATACCACAAAATTATGTGAATATTTCTATAGGCGGGTTGGGTTTTTATTATGGTGAGGGGTGCTATTATAGAAGGGGAGTAGGCGGGTATGTTATGGTAAACCCTCCTCGAGGTGCCGTTATCAGAACCCTCCCTGCAGGATACAGGACTTTTAGTGTTAATAATAACAGATACTATTATTCTAGTGGAGCTTATTATAGAAGTAACCCATCAGGATATATGGTTGTTTCACCTCCCGTAGTAGCTGCTCCTGAAACAGTAGTTGTAGAGCCAACTGCCACTGCTGATTCTCAGCAGACAGTTGTTGTTAACGTTCCTAGTGCTGATGGAACCTATACGCCGATCGTGCTTCAGAAGACTGAAAATGGATATATAGGTCCTCAGGGCGAGTTTTATGAAAAGAATCCAACAATGCAGCAGTTAAAAGTATTATACGGGAAATAG
- a CDS encoding M48 family metallopeptidase, whose amino-acid sequence MGSECVEIEGVGQIVFKKSQRARVIRIAVKPNEPVRVSVPVWVSFARAKSIIKPKIPWIQKHSERLRKLKEGYEASSVDRKEIDSVRAKEKLIGRLQELSVLHGFQYNKVSIRRQKTRWGSCSAKNNISLNMYMVKLPDILIDYIILHELVHTRIKNHSKEFWAELSTYVQEAKVQDKALRKYQLAFMV is encoded by the coding sequence ATGGGATCTGAGTGCGTTGAAATTGAAGGTGTAGGACAGATTGTTTTTAAGAAGAGTCAAAGAGCGCGTGTTATCCGCATTGCGGTAAAACCGAATGAGCCGGTACGCGTGTCTGTCCCCGTATGGGTGTCATTTGCTCGCGCGAAAAGTATAATTAAACCAAAGATACCGTGGATACAAAAACATTCCGAAAGACTAAGGAAACTGAAAGAAGGGTATGAAGCAAGCTCAGTTGACAGAAAAGAGATTGATTCGGTCAGAGCAAAAGAAAAGCTTATCGGCAGATTGCAGGAATTATCCGTCCTTCATGGTTTTCAATACAATAAAGTCTCTATACGCAGACAGAAAACGCGATGGGGAAGCTGTTCGGCTAAAAATAATATCAGCTTGAATATGTACATGGTAAAACTTCCTGATATATTAATAGACTATATTATCCTGCATGAACTAGTGCATACACGTATCAAAAACCACAGTAAAGAATTCTGGGCTGAATTAAGTACATATGTTCAGGAGGCGAAGGTACAGGATAAAGCACTGAGAAAATATCAATTAGCCTTCATGGTTTGA
- a CDS encoding MBL fold metallo-hydrolase — protein sequence MKITFLGTGTSHGIPVIACDCDVCTSNNPKNNRLRSSILVESNGLNILIDTTPDFRQQMIRYKVERIDAILFTHHHADHIFGLDDVRRYNELQPDPIPCYASKESLEVLNKIFGYAFNPPQIGGGVPKIEFFETENNVRISGISIEVIDICHGKIMINGYRFDNFAYLTDCSGIPEESIKKLQNLDVLVLGVLRHEKHSTHFNVAEAVEMVEKLRPKQTYFIHMCHRLEHEKTNAELPDNIELAYDGMEITFESTD from the coding sequence ATGAAAATAACATTTTTAGGTACCGGCACATCTCATGGTATACCGGTTATAGCGTGTGATTGTGATGTATGCACATCAAACAATCCAAAGAATAACAGGCTTCGTTCATCAATACTCGTAGAGTCTAACGGGTTGAACATTCTTATTGATACAACACCGGATTTCAGGCAGCAAATGATACGTTATAAGGTAGAGAGAATCGATGCGATATTGTTTACTCATCATCATGCAGACCATATCTTTGGTTTGGACGATGTGAGAAGGTATAATGAGTTGCAACCTGATCCTATACCATGTTATGCATCGAAAGAATCACTGGAGGTGTTGAACAAGATTTTTGGCTACGCATTTAATCCGCCACAGATCGGTGGTGGTGTCCCGAAAATTGAGTTCTTTGAGACTGAAAACAATGTGCGTATCTCAGGGATATCTATAGAAGTGATCGATATTTGTCATGGGAAGATCATGATAAATGGGTATCGGTTCGATAATTTTGCGTATCTCACTGATTGCAGCGGTATTCCCGAGGAATCTATAAAAAAACTACAGAATTTAGATGTCCTTGTTCTCGGTGTCTTGCGCCATGAAAAACATTCAACGCATTTTAATGTGGCTGAAGCGGTAGAAATGGTCGAAAAACTCCGGCCAAAACAGACATATTTCATCCATATGTGCCATCGATTAGAACATGAGAAGACAAATGCCGAGTTGCCTGATAATATAGAGTTAGCATATGATGGAATGGAAATCACTTTTGAGAGCACAGACTAA
- a CDS encoding SurA N-terminal domain-containing protein — MFRILRAHMKKVFWVLVFLIIPAFVFWGVGGMFNDESRKPVGRAFGKNVTLSSYLKTRNACMLNAIIVYGKRYNDLAQYFDFNKQTWDRIVLQEEVKKLGITISNDELALQLQKLFSVNGEFSNARYQQFIKSTGVNPLTLEKNVRSTMAIGRLTRTIADTAMVTKEEVNEALGRINQKRTVDYVLLNDTSYTKDNIYVSVDETERYYTENKHEFRIPEKIKAEYIFISFDAFKKQHTANNNEARTFYDRNKEVFTDQKTNKILPFNKVKNEIAMRLLEQKAVDSAFEKATDISITLLRNPDLTNAALEHDAEIEETEYFTLNQELPGVPSSRDFITTAFETPVKKMSNALRTKEGFYIIMPMEKKASYIPKLEDVKEKVAEKLQNKKNTELLSKNAQSIRDQLDDKVKKEKLPFTDAAKSLGLNVSKSTPFKLNEEVKELTASIKENAFKTYKNTVGTPVRTKDGYVVVYVDTVETPQLSTLEDQRKTVKDELLNIKRDKVLSQWYRSLYKKAKVVDLTKKRKIPINNS, encoded by the coding sequence ATGTTTAGAATATTACGTGCACACATGAAAAAGGTGTTTTGGGTATTAGTGTTTCTTATTATTCCCGCTTTTGTTTTTTGGGGTGTCGGCGGTATGTTTAATGATGAAAGCCGTAAACCTGTCGGACGCGCATTTGGTAAAAATGTTACGCTTTCATCATACCTTAAAACACGTAACGCGTGCATGCTTAATGCGATTATAGTATATGGCAAGAGGTACAATGATCTTGCACAATATTTTGATTTTAACAAGCAGACATGGGATCGCATTGTCCTCCAAGAAGAAGTAAAAAAACTTGGCATTACAATCAGTAATGATGAACTTGCGCTGCAGCTACAGAAATTATTCAGCGTAAACGGTGAATTTAGCAATGCACGCTACCAGCAGTTTATTAAAAGTACCGGTGTTAATCCTCTTACTCTTGAAAAGAATGTCCGCAGTACCATGGCTATCGGCAGACTAACCAGAACAATCGCTGATACCGCTATGGTAACAAAAGAAGAGGTAAATGAAGCCCTCGGACGCATCAACCAGAAACGTACCGTAGATTACGTTCTCCTCAACGATACATCATATACAAAAGATAATATTTATGTGTCAGTTGATGAAACAGAGCGGTACTACACTGAAAACAAACACGAATTCCGTATACCGGAAAAAATAAAAGCTGAATATATCTTTATCAGTTTTGATGCATTTAAAAAACAACACACAGCAAACAATAACGAAGCACGTACATTCTATGACCGGAATAAAGAAGTGTTCACAGATCAGAAAACAAATAAAATACTGCCGTTTAATAAAGTAAAAAATGAGATCGCCATGCGACTTCTCGAACAAAAAGCTGTTGATAGCGCATTTGAAAAAGCCACTGACATATCTATCACACTTCTCCGCAATCCCGATCTCACAAACGCCGCCTTAGAGCATGACGCTGAGATAGAAGAAACCGAATACTTCACGCTTAACCAGGAACTCCCCGGTGTCCCTTCATCGCGTGATTTTATCACTACTGCTTTTGAAACACCGGTAAAGAAGATGAGCAATGCTCTGCGTACCAAAGAAGGATTCTATATCATTATGCCTATGGAAAAGAAAGCGTCCTATATTCCAAAGCTTGAAGATGTAAAAGAAAAAGTTGCTGAAAAGTTGCAAAACAAGAAAAATACAGAGCTACTTTCCAAGAACGCTCAGAGCATCAGAGATCAGCTCGACGATAAAGTGAAAAAGGAAAAGCTTCCCTTTACTGACGCAGCTAAATCACTTGGACTCAACGTATCAAAAAGCACACCGTTTAAATTAAATGAAGAGGTTAAAGAGCTCACTGCATCAATTAAAGAAAATGCATTTAAGACATATAAAAATACTGTCGGAACGCCAGTGAGGACAAAAGACGGTTATGTTGTCGTATACGTCGATACTGTTGAAACACCCCAACTGAGCACATTAGAAGATCAGAGAAAAACTGTCAAAGACGAGTTATTAAATATTAAACGAGATAAAGTGCTTTCACAGTGGTATCGGTCACTCTACAAAAAAGCAAAAGTCGTTGATCTCACAAAGAAGAGAAAAATTCCTATAAATAACTCGTAA
- the amrS gene encoding AmmeMemoRadiSam system radical SAM enzyme: MREALFYEKTDNKIVRCRLCPHNCVINEGKSGLCKVRRNVSGVLYSAIYAEITSCGLDPIEKKPLYHFYPGHQILSIGTKGCNFACTFCQNWTLSQNPDAPSEEVLPDKIVETAQKEGSFGIAYTYTEPFVWYEYVKETSKIARSKGLKNVLVTNGYVKEEPLLELLPYIDAVNIDIKSMDDSFYKDMCGASRDPVLRTAEMCYANSCHVEITNLVISTLNDSPGHFEKLRDWICDHLSPSVPLHFSRYFPTYKLSLPPTPVSVLEEAYKIAKEKMMYVYLGNVGGGSWDSTYCPDCSSLLVSRSGYAAEKIGIKENACSKCGRTADIIGL, translated from the coding sequence ATGAGAGAAGCGCTATTTTACGAAAAAACTGATAACAAGATTGTGCGCTGTAGGCTCTGTCCGCATAATTGTGTTATTAATGAAGGCAAAAGCGGTTTATGTAAAGTAAGAAGAAATGTTAGCGGTGTGTTATACAGCGCGATCTATGCAGAGATTACCTCGTGTGGCCTTGACCCGATCGAAAAGAAACCGCTCTATCATTTTTATCCGGGGCATCAGATCTTAAGTATTGGCACAAAGGGGTGTAACTTTGCCTGTACGTTTTGTCAGAATTGGACATTATCTCAAAATCCTGATGCTCCTTCAGAAGAGGTGTTGCCGGATAAAATAGTGGAAACCGCACAAAAAGAAGGATCTTTTGGAATCGCATATACCTATACTGAACCGTTTGTATGGTATGAGTATGTCAAAGAAACATCTAAAATTGCGCGAAGCAAAGGTTTAAAGAATGTGTTGGTAACAAACGGGTATGTTAAGGAAGAACCGCTTTTAGAGCTTCTTCCTTATATAGATGCAGTAAATATCGATATCAAATCAATGGACGATAGCTTTTATAAAGATATGTGTGGTGCATCACGAGACCCGGTACTCCGTACAGCCGAAATGTGTTATGCAAACAGCTGTCATGTTGAAATAACCAATTTAGTCATATCGACACTGAATGATTCCCCGGGGCATTTTGAAAAGTTACGCGACTGGATATGTGATCATTTGAGTCCGTCTGTACCGCTCCATTTTTCACGGTATTTTCCAACCTATAAATTATCTCTCCCGCCAACGCCTGTTTCTGTTTTGGAAGAGGCATACAAAATAGCAAAAGAGAAAATGATGTATGTATATCTTGGCAACGTTGGTGGTGGTTCGTGGGATAGTACCTATTGTCCGGATTGTTCAAGCCTTCTTGTATCTCGGTCGGGATATGCTGCTGAGAAAATTGGGATAAAAGAAAATGCCTGCAGTAAATGTGGCAGAACTGCAGACATTATTGGCTTATAG
- a CDS encoding lactate racemase domain-containing protein: MSELSIPYGKENIQWSAPSNNVIIYTCNSLPTIENIEQNVIASLKDPINSIPLKECVQKTDKVAIIVSDSARLFPQEKVLRSVLSELSYVPISNVTIIIANGNHQCSDPASIGINKEMCQQYRVINHNSRDNESLTVVGFIPSKERKYFLKQAVKHFARSLVAMPEKIVKIILSFVKGDIESVRALIGYTALGRALCVYSASLENKIKIHRVVKDADISILIGQIKPHFLAGFSGGLKAIFPGCADITSIAKNHFMMNHPSVQLGKNENNIIRDHIEKSAEMCGKSFMVNVVMNPDKTVAGVFAGDPVFAQRLGSEQCREIGHVKTSSADIVVTSEGFPEAINLYQLIKIIPPAALIVRKGGAIICVGACSHGIGGLCVVNDITCKIGFWHLLPTDVRMYLVSDLPKSDVDKTEFIYAKTIDEALEKERSNFDSEPEITVLSGAGLMIPEVIDN, from the coding sequence ATGAGCGAACTCTCAATACCGTACGGTAAAGAAAACATACAATGGTCCGCACCATCAAATAATGTCATCATATACACATGTAACTCTCTTCCTACTATTGAAAATATCGAACAAAATGTTATAGCCAGCCTCAAAGATCCTATTAACAGTATTCCTTTAAAAGAATGTGTGCAAAAGACCGATAAGGTTGCGATCATTGTGAGTGATTCAGCGCGATTATTTCCGCAGGAGAAGGTTTTGCGATCAGTGTTGAGCGAACTCTCGTATGTCCCTATAAGTAATGTGACGATTATTATTGCAAATGGTAATCACCAATGTTCTGATCCTGCTTCTATCGGTATCAATAAAGAGATGTGCCAACAATATCGTGTTATTAATCACAATTCACGAGATAATGAGAGCTTGACTGTTGTAGGTTTTATTCCTTCAAAAGAGAGAAAGTATTTTTTGAAACAAGCGGTAAAGCATTTTGCTCGTTCTCTTGTGGCAATGCCGGAGAAAATAGTCAAAATAATTCTATCTTTTGTAAAAGGAGACATTGAAAGTGTCAGAGCATTGATTGGCTATACTGCGCTTGGACGCGCACTGTGCGTATATAGCGCATCTTTAGAAAATAAGATAAAGATACACCGTGTTGTAAAAGATGCGGATATAAGCATACTGATCGGCCAGATAAAACCGCATTTTCTTGCAGGTTTTTCCGGAGGTCTTAAAGCGATCTTTCCGGGATGTGCCGATATAACAAGTATTGCGAAAAATCACTTTATGATGAACCATCCGTCCGTACAGTTAGGGAAAAATGAAAATAATATTATTAGAGACCACATAGAGAAATCTGCCGAAATGTGCGGAAAAAGTTTTATGGTAAACGTGGTGATGAATCCTGATAAGACCGTTGCAGGGGTTTTTGCGGGAGATCCAGTTTTTGCACAGCGTCTCGGATCGGAACAGTGTCGTGAGATAGGGCATGTAAAGACCAGTTCGGCGGATATTGTTGTAACGAGTGAAGGTTTTCCGGAAGCGATTAATTTGTACCAGCTGATAAAAATTATTCCTCCTGCCGCGCTTATTGTACGAAAGGGTGGGGCAATCATCTGTGTGGGTGCGTGTTCTCACGGTATAGGAGGACTCTGTGTTGTAAATGATATAACCTGTAAGATCGGTTTCTGGCATTTATTACCAACTGATGTAAGGATGTATCTTGTTTCGGACTTACCGAAAAGCGATGTCGATAAAACGGAGTTTATCTACGCTAAAACAATCGATGAAGCATTAGAAAAAGAGAGAAGTAATTTCGATTCAGAACCTGAGATAACAGTTTTATCTGGTGCAGGGTTAATGATTCCTGAGGTTATTGATAATTAA
- a CDS encoding methyltransferase domain-containing protein gives MTEKNITRSKNIRKAAKDQFNSWAAGYDSSILQHILFKHSHDLIMKEIDLVASHHILDVGCGTCVLAFRFAAESPESTCCCIDLSHEMIKHAMGKREEHLHYSDAIKGMKIKIADSEHLPYADNSFDYLTCSNSFHHYPHQEKVAREMYRVLKPGGKALIVDGYKDNVLGGMIYDGIVTFIEGDVHHLNSRQFKDLFGKIGFEPITHKKSFKGMPVMLIIATAKK, from the coding sequence ATGACTGAAAAAAATATTACGCGATCAAAGAATATAAGAAAAGCGGCAAAAGATCAATTTAACAGTTGGGCTGCAGGGTACGATAGCAGTATTTTACAGCACATACTTTTTAAACATTCACATGACCTTATCATGAAAGAGATCGATCTTGTCGCGTCGCACCACATACTTGATGTCGGTTGCGGGACCTGTGTCCTCGCGTTTAGGTTTGCAGCTGAATCACCGGAGAGCACCTGTTGCTGTATTGACCTTTCGCATGAAATGATCAAACACGCTATGGGTAAAAGGGAAGAACACCTCCATTATAGTGATGCCATTAAAGGAATGAAAATAAAAATAGCTGATTCAGAGCATTTGCCGTATGCGGATAACTCATTTGACTACCTTACCTGCTCGAATTCATTTCATCATTATCCGCACCAAGAGAAAGTTGCCCGAGAAATGTACCGTGTTTTAAAACCGGGGGGAAAAGCGCTTATTGTTGACGGGTACAAGGATAACGTTCTTGGTGGAATGATTTATGATGGTATCGTAACATTCATTGAAGGTGATGTGCATCATCTTAATTCGCGTCAATTCAAAGATCTCTTTGGTAAGATCGGGTTTGAACCGATTACCCATAAGAAAAGTTTTAAGGGTATGCCGGTTATGCTTATCATTGCAACAGCAAAGAAATAA
- a CDS encoding response regulator has product MHYDLIFIDLILPGMHGVDVSKEIKKISPDSKYVFMSGQFDEDEQYCDIEFFQHGCNEYYIKKPFAREEVVSLILKILSHNSRK; this is encoded by the coding sequence GTGCATTATGACCTGATTTTTATCGACTTGATATTACCGGGAATGCATGGTGTCGATGTGTCCAAAGAAATAAAGAAAATAAGCCCTGATTCAAAATATGTTTTCATGAGCGGGCAGTTTGATGAGGACGAGCAGTATTGTGATATAGAGTTTTTTCAGCATGGATGCAACGAATATTATATAAAGAAACCCTTTGCACGTGAAGAAGTGGTCTCACTGATTTTAAAGATATTATCTCATAATAGCCGAAAATAA
- a CDS encoding response regulator: MAGEKILVIDDTPIIGTAFQKELGPEGYAIDVVYDAESALAKIKKNKYDIIFVDLVLPGMDGVQTCKEITAISPDSIQIFMTGNFETDPIFKEAEFIQAGGKTYYLYKPFAKGELLEVTRKALNEKNKK, translated from the coding sequence ATGGCTGGAGAAAAAATACTGGTAATTGATGATACTCCGATTATTGGCACCGCGTTTCAAAAAGAACTTGGCCCTGAGGGGTATGCGATCGATGTTGTGTATGACGCTGAATCAGCACTTGCAAAGATAAAGAAAAATAAATATGACATTATATTTGTTGATCTTGTTTTGCCGGGTATGGATGGCGTCCAGACGTGTAAAGAGATAACGGCTATCAGTCCTGATTCGATACAGATATTTATGACGGGAAACTTTGAAACGGACCCGATATTTAAAGAAGCAGAATTTATTCAAGCAGGTGGGAAAACATATTATCTATATAAGCCATTTGCAAAGGGTGAGCTCCTAGAAGTTACACGGAAAGCCTTGAATGAAAAAAACAAGAAATAG
- a CDS encoding response regulator has translation MSKKKILVVDDEKIVLRASVKELEKAGYIVFTAINEDEALNIVRAEKPDLVFADLVMQGTNGVEVCKKVKKILPATIVMLISGYPGEIVKYLDEFIAAGGVETWLRKPLEADELTRAAGVLLGKKTISSDI, from the coding sequence ATGAGTAAGAAGAAAATATTAGTTGTAGACGATGAAAAGATTGTACTCCGCGCATCAGTAAAAGAACTGGAGAAAGCAGGATATATTGTTTTTACCGCGATAAACGAAGATGAAGCGCTCAACATTGTTCGGGCAGAAAAACCTGATTTGGTATTTGCTGATCTGGTTATGCAGGGAACAAATGGGGTTGAAGTGTGCAAAAAGGTAAAAAAAATCCTGCCGGCAACTATTGTAATGCTCATTTCCGGCTATCCGGGGGAAATAGTCAAATATCTAGATGAATTTATTGCTGCGGGCGGTGTTGAAACATGGTTAAGGAAACCACTTGAAGCGGACGAATTAACGAGAGCCGCAGGGGTTTTGTTGGGTAAAAAAACGATATCAAGCGATATCTAA